The sequence below is a genomic window from Micromonospora aurantiaca ATCC 27029.
GGTCACCGGACACCCCGGAACGCGCTGATGGACGACGCTGGGGGGCGGGTCACGCCTTCTTCCGGCGCCGGGCGCCGCCGCGCTGCCGCAGCTGCACCCCGGACTCGGTGAGCACCCGGTGGATGAACCCGTAGGAACGGCCGGTCGAGGCCGCCAGAGCACGGATGCTCTCTCCGCCGGTGTACCGCTTTACCAGGTCTTTGGCGAGCGTCTGACGCTCGGCCCCGACGATCCGGCGACCCTTCTCAGTGCTGGTGGCTGTGCCGGTGGCTGCCATGCTGATTCCTCACGTCCCAGACTGTGCGGTTCGGATACGGTCCCACCTATTAGACCGCCTCGGACGATCATGCGCCAGATATCAACTATTCGCCAACCGACACGCTACGCAATGTCAGCTTCCCGATAGAGTGATCCTTCCGGCCGGCTGATCCGTACCGGCCCGCCGGACGAACCCGCCGGCGCCACTTCGGCGAAGTGGCGGCATCGCCGCGCTCCGGACACCTCCACTTCGGCGAGCTGGTGTGGATCATGCGGATGACGGGTGCGCGGGGGCCGTATCGTGCCCGGGGTGTTCGACGTGATCACGGCCGCGGCGGGTGCGGCCGGCGTGTTCGCCGCCACCAACCTCGACGACATCGTCGTGCTCACCGTGCTGTTCGTGGCGGCCCGGCACAACGGCCGGCCCCGGCCCTGGCAGATCGTCGCCGGGCAGTACGCGGGCATCGGCGCGCTCGTCGCGGTCGCGGTGGTGGCCGCCGCCGGGCTGCTCGTGGTGCCGGATCCGTGGCCCGGCCTGCTCGGGTTGCTGCCGGTCGCGCTCGGCGTCCGCGCGCTGCTGACCCGGCGCGACGACGACGAACCGCCGGCGGTGGTCGGCAGCCTGCTCGGCGTCGCCGGGGTGACGATCGCGAACGGCGCCGACAACATCGCCGTCTACGTGCCGGTGTTCCGCGCCCTCGACCCGGTCACCGGGCTGATCTGGCTGCTGGTGTTCGCCGTGCTGGTGGCCGTGTGGTGCGCGGTCGCCGCCGCGCTCGGCGGGCACCCCCGGGTGGTGGCGCTGGTCGGCCGCGCCGGCCACTGGCTGGTCCCGGCGATCTTCATCGCCATCGGCGCGACCATCCTGCTCACCTCCGGCGTCCTCCCCCACCTGGCCGCCCTCCTGCCCTGACCGACCGCCCCACCCACCCCGCCGCCCCACCCCGTCGATCATGAAGTTGACGGCGATCTGGATCTCCAGAAGTGCCGTCAACTTCATGATCGACCGGCAAGAAAGGGGGTGGGGGGTCAGGCCAGCTCCACCAGCTCCAGCAGGTCGTCGGACCAGGCGTCCTCGTCGCCGTCGGGCAGCAGGATGGCGCGGTCCGGCTTGAGCGCGGTGACCGCGCCCGGGTCGTGCGTGACCAGCACGATCGCACCCGGGTAGCGGGCGATCGCGTCGAGCACCTGCTCGCGGCTGACCGGGTCGAGGTTGTTCGTCGGCTCGTCCAGCAGCAGCACGTTGGCACCGGAGCAGACCAGCGTGGCCAGCGCCAGCCGGGTCTTCTCGCCGCCGGAGAGCACACCGGCCGGCTTGTCCACGTCCTCGCCGGAGAACAGGAACGCGCCGAGGATCTTGCGCAGGTCGGTGTCGGTCTGGTCGGACGCGGCGCTGCGCATGTGCTCCAGGATCGTCCGGTCCACGTCGAGCGTCTCGTGCTCCTGGGCGTAGTAGCCCAGCCGCAGCCCGTGCCCGGGGCGTACCTCGCCGGTGTCCGGCTCCAGCAGCCCGCCGAGCATCCGCAGCAGCGTGGTCTTGCCGGCGCCGTTGAGGCCGAGGATGGCCACCCGGGAACCCCGGTCCACAGCCACGTTCACGTCGGTGAAGATCTCCAGCGACCCGTACGACTTCGACAGGCCGTTCGCGGTCAGCGGCGTCTTGCCGCACGGCGCGGGGCTCGGGAACCGTACCTTCGCGA
It includes:
- a CDS encoding cadmium resistance transporter; translated protein: MFDVITAAAGAAGVFAATNLDDIVVLTVLFVAARHNGRPRPWQIVAGQYAGIGALVAVAVVAAAGLLVVPDPWPGLLGLLPVALGVRALLTRRDDDEPPAVVGSLLGVAGVTIANGADNIAVYVPVFRALDPVTGLIWLLVFAVLVAVWCAVAAALGGHPRVVALVGRAGHWLVPAIFIAIGATILLTSGVLPHLAALLP
- a CDS encoding helix-turn-helix domain-containing protein, encoding MAATGTATSTEKGRRIVGAERQTLAKDLVKRYTGGESIRALAASTGRSYGFIHRVLTESGVQLRQRGGARRRKKA